In Arthrobacter sp. B3I9, the following are encoded in one genomic region:
- the yvcK gene encoding uridine diphosphate-N-acetylglucosamine-binding protein YvcK: protein MALLTGPLPLVPPASPAFSQQDKGPSVVALGGGHGLSASLSALRLLTSELTAIVTVADDGGSSGRLREEYGVLPPGDLRMALSALCDDTDWGRTWRDVMQHRFMPGKGRGGSLDEHAMGNLLIVTLWELLGDTVAGLKWAGALLGARGEVLPMSSVPLTIEGQVRVTAPDGTSVLQTLRGQAKCAVAGSLERVRLLPEDAPACIEALTAIELADWVILGPGSWYTSVLPHLLLPEMRDALCNTQARRCLTMNLATDTKETSGMTAADHLRVLREYAPEFTVDVVLADPASVPDLPEFEQAAGMLGAEVVLGKVGASSRRPIHDPLRLATAYQDIFGNS, encoded by the coding sequence ATGGCGTTGCTCACCGGACCCCTGCCCCTTGTCCCGCCCGCCAGTCCTGCCTTCAGCCAGCAGGACAAAGGCCCGTCCGTGGTTGCCCTGGGCGGCGGCCACGGGCTCTCGGCCTCGCTGTCCGCGCTGCGCCTGCTCACCTCGGAACTGACCGCGATCGTCACAGTTGCAGACGACGGCGGATCCTCCGGGCGCCTGCGCGAGGAGTACGGCGTCCTCCCGCCGGGAGACCTGCGGATGGCTCTGTCCGCGCTGTGTGACGACACCGACTGGGGCCGCACCTGGCGTGATGTGATGCAGCACCGGTTCATGCCCGGCAAGGGCCGCGGCGGCTCCCTTGACGAGCATGCCATGGGCAACCTGCTGATCGTGACCCTCTGGGAACTGCTCGGCGACACCGTCGCCGGCCTCAAGTGGGCCGGCGCCCTCCTGGGCGCCCGCGGCGAGGTGCTGCCGATGTCCAGTGTGCCGCTCACCATCGAGGGTCAAGTCCGCGTCACCGCTCCGGACGGCACGTCGGTGCTGCAGACACTCCGCGGCCAGGCCAAATGCGCCGTTGCCGGATCGCTGGAACGCGTCCGCCTGCTGCCCGAGGACGCACCTGCCTGCATCGAGGCCCTCACGGCCATCGAACTGGCCGACTGGGTCATCCTGGGCCCGGGCTCCTGGTACACGTCCGTGCTGCCGCACCTGCTGCTGCCGGAAATGCGGGACGCGCTCTGCAACACCCAGGCGCGGCGCTGCCTCACGATGAACCTGGCCACGGACACCAAGGAAACCAGTGGCATGACTGCCGCGGACCACCTCCGGGTGCTGCGCGAGTACGCACCGGAGTTCACGGTCGACGTCGTACTGGCCGATCCGGCGTCGGTCCCGGACCTCCCGGAGTTCGAGCAGGCCGCCGGGATGCTCGGCGCCGAGGTTGTGTTGGGTAAAGTGGGGGCGTCGAGCCGCCGCCCGATCCACGACCCATTGCGTCTGGCGACGGCGTACCAAGACATTTTCGGGAACAGTTAG
- the rapZ gene encoding RNase adapter RapZ: protein MAESTAGSGAETDGMTPVKPDEAELLVVTGMSGAGRSTASDALEDHGWYVVENLPPQMLGTLAELVSHAPRSISKLAVVMDVRSKELFADIRAALRALEASGLTFRVLFLDANDGVLVRRFEQGRRPHPLQGGGRILDGIAAERELLHELRTSADIVLDTSALNVHGLATAITELFSETGPVALRLNVMSFGFKYGLPVDSNFVADARFIPNPHWVPALRPHTGLDKDVSDYVLDAEGVSNFVERYVLALEPVLDGYRRENKHYATIAIGCTGGKHRSVAVAVELSRRLAQYPRVTVTTTHRDLGRE from the coding sequence ATGGCAGAGTCGACGGCAGGATCCGGCGCGGAGACCGACGGCATGACGCCGGTCAAACCCGATGAGGCGGAACTGCTCGTGGTGACCGGCATGTCGGGAGCCGGCCGCAGCACCGCCTCGGACGCGTTGGAAGACCACGGCTGGTACGTCGTGGAGAACCTTCCGCCGCAGATGCTTGGAACGCTCGCCGAACTGGTCTCCCATGCGCCCCGCTCCATCTCCAAGCTCGCGGTGGTCATGGATGTGCGCAGCAAGGAGCTGTTCGCTGACATCCGCGCCGCGCTCCGTGCGCTTGAGGCGAGCGGGCTCACCTTCCGGGTGCTGTTCCTCGACGCGAACGACGGCGTGCTGGTCCGCCGCTTCGAACAGGGCCGGCGCCCGCATCCGCTCCAGGGCGGCGGCAGGATCCTCGACGGCATTGCCGCCGAACGTGAACTGCTGCACGAACTGCGGACTTCCGCCGACATTGTCCTGGACACGTCGGCCCTGAACGTGCACGGGCTGGCCACGGCGATCACCGAGCTGTTCAGTGAGACCGGACCGGTGGCGCTGCGCCTGAACGTCATGAGCTTCGGTTTCAAGTATGGCCTTCCCGTGGATTCGAACTTCGTGGCGGATGCCCGCTTCATCCCGAACCCACACTGGGTCCCCGCCCTCCGCCCGCACACCGGCCTCGACAAGGATGTCAGCGACTACGTCCTTGACGCCGAGGGCGTCAGCAACTTCGTGGAGCGCTATGTCCTGGCCCTCGAACCGGTGCTGGACGGCTACCGGCGCGAAAACAAGCATTACGCGACGATCGCCATCGGCTGCACCGGAGGCAAGCACCGTTCCGTGGCCGTGGCGGTGGAACTTTCCCGACGGCTCGCGCAGTATCCGCGCGTCACGGTGACCACGACCCACCGGGATCTGGGCCGCGAATAA
- the uvrC gene encoding excinuclease ABC subunit UvrC, producing the protein MADPASYRPQTGEIPTNPGVYRFRDPHGRVIYVGKAKNLRSRLNSYFANPAGLLPKTHAMVHAASSVEWTVVGSELESLQLEYTWIKEFKPRFNVMFRDDKSYPYLAVTMGEKYPRVQVLRGERRKGTRYFGPYTAGAIRDTMDTLLRVFPVRSCSAGVLKRAEASGRPCLLGYIDKCSAPCVKRISTEDHRALAEDFCAFMGGEAKPFVTRLEKEMAAAVAELDYERAARLRDDIVALKKVFERNAVVLAEGTDADVFALHEDELEAAVQVFHVRGGRIRGQRGWVVEKVEDFTTPDLVEHLLQQVYGAEAESQGRLPREVLVPAEPSNAPELAEWLSGLRGARVDIRVPQRGDKAALLSTVRDNAEHALKLHKSRRAGDLTMRSQALQELQEALDIPVALMRIECFDISHVQGTNVVGSMVVVEDGLPKKSDYRKFSITGAAANDDTAAMHDVLTRRFRHYLQEKSDHAAAAALPGHLAALNAAGDAAVAGALPGTAGALTDTTTATPRAKFAYPPNLVVVDGGKPQVNAAARALAELGVDDVYVVGLAKRLEEVWLPDSDFPVILPRASAGLYLLQRIRDEAHRFAISFHRQKRGKAMTVSALDSVPGLGASKRKALLAEFGSVKSIRAATAAELTVAKGIGPSLAEAIVRHFSEEDSAGAPALPAINMTTGEILET; encoded by the coding sequence GTGGCAGATCCAGCGAGTTACCGACCCCAGACGGGTGAGATTCCGACCAATCCGGGCGTGTACCGTTTCCGCGATCCGCACGGCCGGGTCATTTACGTCGGCAAGGCCAAGAACCTCCGCTCCCGGCTCAACTCGTACTTCGCCAATCCCGCCGGGCTGCTGCCCAAGACCCATGCGATGGTCCATGCGGCGAGCAGCGTCGAATGGACAGTGGTCGGCAGCGAACTCGAATCCCTGCAGCTGGAATACACCTGGATCAAGGAATTCAAGCCGCGTTTCAACGTGATGTTCCGGGACGACAAGAGCTACCCGTACCTCGCGGTGACGATGGGGGAGAAGTACCCGCGCGTCCAGGTCCTGCGCGGTGAACGCCGCAAGGGGACCCGCTATTTCGGCCCCTACACTGCCGGCGCCATCCGGGACACCATGGACACGCTGTTGCGCGTGTTCCCGGTCCGCAGCTGCAGCGCCGGCGTCCTGAAACGGGCCGAAGCGAGCGGCCGGCCCTGCCTGCTCGGCTACATCGACAAATGCTCCGCCCCGTGCGTCAAGCGGATCTCAACGGAGGACCACCGCGCCCTGGCCGAGGATTTCTGCGCCTTCATGGGCGGCGAAGCCAAACCGTTCGTCACGAGGCTGGAAAAGGAGATGGCTGCCGCCGTCGCGGAACTCGACTATGAGCGGGCGGCCCGCCTCCGGGACGACATCGTGGCCCTGAAGAAGGTTTTCGAGCGCAACGCCGTCGTTCTCGCCGAGGGCACCGACGCGGACGTGTTCGCGCTGCACGAGGACGAGCTGGAAGCCGCCGTCCAGGTGTTCCACGTCCGTGGCGGCCGGATCCGCGGCCAGCGCGGCTGGGTCGTTGAAAAGGTCGAGGACTTCACCACGCCGGACCTGGTGGAACACCTGCTGCAGCAGGTCTACGGCGCCGAAGCCGAAAGCCAGGGCCGGCTGCCGCGTGAGGTGCTGGTCCCGGCCGAACCCAGCAATGCCCCCGAGCTCGCGGAATGGCTGAGCGGGCTGCGCGGGGCCCGGGTGGACATCCGTGTGCCGCAACGCGGTGACAAGGCTGCCCTGCTGTCCACCGTGCGGGACAACGCCGAACATGCGCTGAAGCTCCACAAGTCCCGGCGCGCCGGTGACCTGACCATGAGGTCGCAGGCACTGCAGGAACTGCAGGAGGCCCTGGACATTCCGGTCGCGCTGATGCGGATCGAATGCTTCGACATCTCGCACGTGCAGGGCACCAACGTGGTCGGTTCCATGGTGGTGGTCGAGGACGGGCTGCCGAAGAAGTCGGACTACCGGAAGTTCTCCATCACGGGCGCCGCCGCAAACGACGACACCGCCGCGATGCACGACGTGCTCACCCGCCGCTTCCGGCATTACCTGCAGGAAAAGTCGGACCATGCTGCGGCCGCCGCACTGCCCGGCCACCTGGCCGCGCTCAACGCCGCAGGTGACGCCGCCGTCGCAGGCGCACTTCCCGGAACGGCAGGGGCCCTCACGGACACCACGACGGCCACGCCCCGGGCAAAGTTTGCCTACCCGCCCAACCTCGTCGTGGTTGACGGCGGCAAGCCCCAGGTCAACGCGGCGGCCCGCGCCCTGGCGGAACTGGGCGTCGACGACGTGTACGTCGTCGGGCTGGCCAAGCGGCTCGAAGAGGTCTGGCTGCCGGACAGCGACTTCCCGGTCATCCTGCCGCGTGCCTCGGCGGGGCTGTACCTCCTGCAGCGCATCCGTGACGAAGCACACCGCTTCGCGATCTCCTTCCACCGGCAGAAACGCGGCAAGGCGATGACCGTATCCGCCCTGGACAGCGTTCCGGGCCTGGGCGCCTCCAAGCGGAAGGCACTTCTGGCGGAGTTCGGCTCGGTCAAGAGCATCAGGGCCGCGACGGCTGCCGAGCTCACCGTGGCCAAGGGCATCGGCCCCTCCCTCGCCGAGGCGATCGTGCGGCACTTCAGCGAGGAGGACTCCGCCGGGGCCCCCGCCCTGCCTGCCATCAACATGACCACGGGTGAAATCCTCGAAACTTAG
- a CDS encoding 1-acyl-sn-glycerol-3-phosphate acyltransferase encodes MPMFDAIRWTTRGLLTSTCRPTVIGLDNVPKDGPFIVAPNHLSFLDSVIVQALMPRPVAFFAKAEYFNTGGVKGKVMKSFFEAVGSIPVERGEQAASVQALKTLLEILDSGRGIGIYPEGTRSRDGLLYRGRTGVGWLALTTGAPVVPVGLIGTEHLQPADSKSIKPQHFTMKVGEPLYFEKTGPDHSLPARRQVTDRIMDAVAELSGQQRATGYNQSKAIE; translated from the coding sequence ATGCCCATGTTTGATGCCATCCGCTGGACCACGCGGGGACTCCTGACGTCCACCTGCCGGCCCACCGTCATCGGCCTTGACAACGTGCCCAAGGACGGGCCGTTCATCGTCGCCCCGAACCACCTTTCCTTCCTCGACAGCGTGATCGTCCAGGCCCTCATGCCGCGCCCCGTTGCGTTCTTCGCGAAGGCCGAGTACTTCAACACCGGCGGCGTCAAGGGGAAGGTCATGAAGTCCTTTTTCGAGGCCGTCGGTTCCATTCCCGTCGAGCGCGGCGAGCAGGCCGCCAGCGTGCAGGCGTTGAAGACGCTGCTGGAGATCCTGGACTCGGGCAGGGGCATCGGTATCTACCCCGAAGGCACGCGTTCACGCGACGGCCTGCTGTACCGCGGCCGGACCGGGGTCGGCTGGCTCGCCCTGACGACGGGCGCCCCCGTTGTTCCTGTCGGGCTGATCGGGACCGAACACCTGCAGCCGGCGGACAGCAAGTCGATCAAGCCGCAGCACTTCACCATGAAGGTCGGCGAGCCGCTCTACTTCGAAAAGACGGGGCCGGACCATTCGCTGCCGGCACGCCGCCAGGTCACTGACCGGATCATGGATGCGGTAGCGGAACTGAGCGGGCAACAACGTGCCACGGGCTACAACCAGAGCAAGGCCATCGAGTAG
- a CDS encoding HAD hydrolase-like protein — protein sequence MTHTTVPLIFDLDGTLVDPAGGITGGIAAALAELGLPVPGPAQLDAMIGPKLSHALTAIAGVPAHQLERAITIYRAHYVSSGIAQSQLYPGIRELLETFAAAGRPVGVATQKPENLARVVLEHHGIAHLFDTIRGSAPDEMAAADASAPAGKAEIVAAALADLEQQAAAHPGQAVMVGDRAQDVAGAAANGLECIGVGWGFALDGELREAGAAEIVHSTEALHESVLRRDAADVDDAARSEVPANAHV from the coding sequence GTGACCCATACAACAGTGCCCCTGATCTTCGACCTGGACGGCACTCTTGTCGATCCCGCCGGCGGAATTACGGGCGGAATCGCAGCGGCTCTCGCGGAACTCGGGCTTCCCGTGCCCGGCCCGGCCCAACTGGACGCAATGATCGGACCAAAGCTCAGTCATGCGCTCACCGCAATCGCTGGCGTTCCCGCGCACCAGCTGGAACGTGCCATTACGATCTACCGCGCGCATTACGTCTCCAGCGGCATAGCCCAGAGCCAGCTGTACCCGGGGATCCGGGAGCTGCTGGAAACCTTCGCCGCCGCCGGCCGTCCCGTGGGGGTCGCCACGCAAAAGCCCGAGAACCTGGCGCGCGTGGTGCTCGAACACCACGGCATCGCCCACCTCTTCGACACCATCCGGGGCTCCGCCCCCGATGAGATGGCAGCGGCGGACGCCTCCGCTCCGGCCGGAAAAGCCGAAATCGTCGCGGCCGCGCTGGCAGATCTGGAACAGCAGGCCGCCGCGCACCCCGGGCAGGCCGTGATGGTGGGGGACCGCGCCCAGGACGTGGCCGGCGCCGCGGCAAACGGCCTTGAGTGCATCGGCGTCGGCTGGGGCTTTGCCCTCGACGGCGAGCTCCGCGAGGCAGGCGCTGCTGAAATCGTGCATTCCACCGAGGCCCTGCACGAGTCGGTCCTCCGGCGGGACGCAGCCGACGTCGACGACGCAGCCCGGAGCGAGGTGCCGGCCAATGCCCATGTTTGA
- the uvrA gene encoding excinuclease ABC subunit UvrA, with the protein MSRLVVKGAREHNLRNVDLDLPRDAMIVFTGLSGSGKSSLAFDTIFAEGQRRYVESLSAYARQFLGQVDKPDVDFIEGLSPAVSIDQKSTSKNPRSTVGTITEIYDYMRLLWARVGRPHCPICKEPVTKQTPQQIVDQLLELPEGTRFQVLAPVVRGRKGEFVELFKELTAKGYSRARVDEKLIQLSDPPKLGKQFKHTIEVVVDRLVVKEGISQRLTDSVETALGLAEGRVLAEFVDLDADDPDRVRAFSEHLACPNEHPLAIDEIEPRSFSFNNPFGACSACSGIGTKLEVDEELIIPNGELSLAEGAIAPWSLGTATSEYWGRLLGGLAKEVGFSMKTPWDKLTEDARQTVLHGKDHKVVVQYRNRFGRERKYSTGFEGVIQYVHRKHLETDSDKARDRYEEYMRQIPCPACNGARLNPASLSVLINGHSIAQVAALPMRECADFLNNLVLTDREAQIAHQVLKEIQARLTFLLDVGLEYLNLERPSGTLSGGEAQRIRLATQIGSGLVGVLYVLDEPSIGLHQRDNRRLIETLTRLRDLGNTLIVVEHDEDTIQEADWVVDIGPGAGEHGGMVVHSGSYKELLENTASLTGDYLSGRKKIEVPQKRRKYDKKRELKVVGAKENNLLNVDATFPLGLFTAVTGVSGSGKSTLVNEILYKVLANKLNGAKQVAGRHKLVQGLEHLDKVVHVDQSPIGRTPRSNPATYTGVFDNIRKLFAETTEAKVRGYQPGRFSFNVKGGRCEACSGDGTLKIEMNFLPDVYVPCEVCHGARYNRETLEVHYKGKTIADVLNMPIEEGAEFFAAFSPIARHLSTLVDVGLGYVRLGQPATTLSGGEAQRVKLAAELQKRSNGRSIYVLDEPTTGLHFEDIRKLLMVLQGLVDKGNTVITIEHNLDVIKSADWIVDLGPDGGSGGGRIVASGTPEQVAKSSESHTAAFLAEILA; encoded by the coding sequence ATGTCCCGGCTGGTGGTCAAGGGCGCCCGCGAACACAACCTGCGGAACGTGGACCTCGACCTGCCCCGCGACGCCATGATCGTCTTCACCGGACTCTCCGGCTCGGGCAAGTCCTCCCTCGCCTTCGACACGATCTTCGCGGAAGGCCAGCGCCGCTACGTCGAGTCGCTCTCCGCCTACGCCCGGCAGTTCCTGGGCCAGGTGGACAAGCCCGACGTCGACTTCATCGAAGGCCTATCGCCCGCAGTCTCGATCGACCAGAAGTCCACGAGCAAGAACCCCCGCTCCACGGTCGGCACCATCACCGAGATCTACGACTACATGCGCCTGCTGTGGGCCCGCGTGGGCCGCCCGCACTGCCCCATCTGCAAGGAGCCGGTGACCAAGCAGACACCGCAGCAGATCGTGGACCAGTTGCTGGAGCTGCCGGAGGGCACCCGCTTCCAGGTCCTCGCTCCTGTGGTCCGCGGCCGCAAGGGCGAATTCGTCGAACTTTTCAAGGAACTCACGGCCAAGGGCTACTCCCGTGCCCGGGTGGACGAGAAGCTCATCCAGCTGAGCGATCCGCCCAAGCTGGGCAAGCAGTTCAAGCACACCATCGAAGTGGTGGTGGACCGCCTGGTGGTCAAGGAAGGCATCAGCCAGCGCCTCACCGACTCGGTGGAAACCGCCCTGGGGCTGGCGGAAGGCCGCGTCCTGGCCGAATTCGTCGACCTCGATGCGGACGACCCCGACCGTGTCCGGGCCTTCTCCGAGCACCTCGCCTGCCCCAATGAGCACCCGCTGGCGATCGACGAGATCGAACCGCGGTCCTTCTCGTTCAACAACCCCTTCGGCGCCTGCTCTGCCTGCAGCGGCATCGGCACCAAGCTGGAAGTGGATGAGGAGCTGATCATCCCCAACGGGGAGCTGTCCCTCGCGGAGGGTGCCATCGCGCCCTGGTCGCTGGGAACCGCGACGTCGGAATACTGGGGCAGGCTGCTCGGCGGTCTGGCCAAGGAAGTCGGCTTCTCGATGAAGACGCCCTGGGACAAACTCACCGAGGACGCTCGCCAGACGGTGCTGCACGGCAAGGACCACAAGGTTGTGGTCCAGTACCGCAACCGCTTCGGCCGGGAACGCAAATACAGCACCGGCTTCGAGGGCGTCATCCAGTACGTCCACCGCAAGCACCTCGAAACCGACTCGGACAAGGCCCGGGACCGCTACGAGGAATACATGCGGCAGATACCCTGCCCGGCCTGCAACGGCGCGCGCCTGAATCCGGCGTCGCTCTCGGTGCTGATCAACGGCCACAGCATCGCCCAGGTCGCCGCCCTGCCCATGCGCGAGTGCGCCGACTTCCTGAACAACCTGGTCCTGACGGACCGGGAAGCCCAGATCGCCCACCAGGTCCTGAAGGAGATCCAGGCCCGGCTGACCTTCCTCCTCGATGTCGGCCTGGAGTACCTGAACCTGGAACGGCCCTCCGGTACGCTCTCCGGCGGCGAGGCGCAGCGGATCCGGCTCGCCACCCAGATCGGGTCCGGCCTTGTCGGCGTTCTCTACGTCCTGGACGAGCCCTCCATCGGCCTGCACCAGCGCGACAACCGCCGCCTGATCGAGACCCTCACCCGGCTGCGGGACCTCGGCAACACCCTGATCGTGGTCGAGCACGACGAGGACACCATCCAGGAGGCCGACTGGGTCGTTGACATCGGACCCGGCGCCGGCGAGCACGGGGGCATGGTGGTCCACTCCGGGTCCTACAAGGAACTGCTGGAGAACACCGCCTCGCTGACCGGCGACTACCTGTCCGGCAGGAAGAAGATCGAGGTTCCCCAGAAGCGCCGCAAGTACGACAAAAAGCGGGAGCTGAAGGTTGTCGGCGCCAAGGAGAACAACCTCCTGAACGTCGACGCCACCTTCCCCCTGGGCCTGTTCACGGCGGTGACCGGGGTCAGCGGCTCCGGCAAGTCCACCCTCGTCAACGAGATCCTCTACAAGGTCCTCGCGAACAAGCTCAACGGCGCCAAGCAGGTCGCCGGACGGCACAAGCTGGTCCAGGGCCTCGAGCACCTCGACAAGGTCGTGCACGTGGACCAGAGCCCCATCGGGCGCACGCCGCGCTCCAACCCGGCCACCTACACGGGCGTGTTCGACAACATCCGCAAGCTTTTCGCCGAGACCACCGAGGCGAAGGTCCGCGGGTACCAGCCGGGCAGGTTCTCCTTCAACGTCAAGGGCGGAAGGTGCGAGGCCTGCTCCGGTGACGGCACGCTGAAGATCGAGATGAACTTCCTGCCGGACGTCTACGTCCCCTGCGAGGTATGCCACGGTGCCCGGTACAACCGGGAAACCCTCGAGGTGCACTACAAGGGCAAGACCATTGCCGACGTGCTGAACATGCCGATCGAGGAAGGCGCCGAGTTCTTCGCGGCGTTCTCGCCGATTGCCCGGCACCTGTCCACGCTCGTCGACGTCGGCCTCGGCTACGTGCGCCTCGGCCAGCCCGCCACCACGCTGTCCGGCGGCGAGGCCCAGCGCGTGAAGCTTGCGGCGGAGCTGCAGAAGCGCTCCAACGGCCGCAGCATCTACGTGCTGGACGAACCCACCACGGGCCTGCATTTTGAGGACATCCGCAAGCTGCTGATGGTCCTGCAGGGCCTCGTGGACAAGGGCAACACCGTGATCACGATCGAGCACAACCTTGATGTCATCAAGAGCGCCGACTGGATCGTGGACCTGGGTCCCGACGGAGGGTCCGGCGGCGGCAGGATCGTTGCCTCGGGCACGCCCGAGCAGGTGGCAAAGTCCTCGGAGAGCCACACCGCGGCCTTCCTCGCCGAGATCCTGGCCTGA
- a CDS encoding GntR family transcriptional regulator — MNPESVAEPFPGVWKPNPASSVPLFEQLRLNIIERADNGTLAPGTRLPAVRNLAAELGVAPHTVARAYKELEAAGIVATRGRNGTVVCARDEAWSSLSAAAADFAAAAKARGASFAEAVQLLAAAYDRE, encoded by the coding sequence GTGAATCCGGAGAGCGTCGCAGAACCTTTCCCGGGCGTCTGGAAACCGAACCCGGCCAGCTCCGTCCCGCTGTTCGAGCAGCTCCGGCTGAACATCATTGAAAGGGCCGACAACGGCACCCTGGCACCGGGCACCCGGCTGCCGGCCGTCCGCAACCTTGCCGCCGAGCTGGGGGTCGCGCCGCACACGGTGGCCCGCGCTTACAAGGAACTGGAGGCCGCCGGCATCGTCGCGACCCGCGGCCGGAACGGCACCGTGGTCTGCGCCCGCGATGAAGCGTGGAGCTCGCTCTCGGCCGCCGCCGCGGACTTTGCCGCCGCCGCCAAGGCCCGCGGCGCCAGCTTCGCCGAGGCCGTGCAGCTGCTTGCCGCGGCCTACGATCGCGAATGA
- a CDS encoding trans-aconitate 2-methyltransferase: MKWDPAKYVQFGDYRDRPFFDLTGRIHADNPRLVLDLGCGPGNLTATLTDRWPSAEVVGLDSSAEMLARAEEWSAKKPHLSFNRADIAAWTPPEEADVVLTNAALQWVPGHRDLLPGWLRALKPGAWFALQVPGNFNSPSHTLMRELAASDAWSHRLAGVLRHDDAAGDPGDYLRIMLDAGCDADAWESTYLQLLPGENPVLEWVRGAGLRPVLAALTAEEALRFEAEYSARLAEAYPPSEHGTVYPFRRTFAVARKRG, encoded by the coding sequence GTGAAATGGGATCCCGCCAAGTATGTGCAGTTCGGCGACTACAGGGACAGGCCCTTCTTTGACCTGACAGGCCGGATCCACGCGGACAATCCGCGGCTCGTACTGGACCTCGGCTGCGGCCCCGGCAACCTGACCGCCACCCTCACCGACCGCTGGCCCTCCGCGGAAGTGGTGGGCCTCGATTCGTCCGCAGAGATGCTGGCACGCGCCGAGGAATGGTCCGCCAAGAAGCCCCACCTCTCCTTCAACCGCGCGGACATTGCTGCCTGGACGCCCCCGGAAGAGGCGGACGTCGTCCTGACCAACGCCGCCCTGCAGTGGGTCCCCGGCCACCGCGACCTGCTGCCGGGCTGGCTCCGGGCCCTTAAACCCGGCGCGTGGTTCGCCCTGCAGGTCCCCGGAAACTTCAACTCGCCCTCCCACACCCTGATGCGGGAACTGGCCGCGTCCGACGCATGGTCCCACCGGCTCGCAGGCGTGCTCCGCCACGACGACGCCGCGGGTGACCCCGGCGACTACCTCCGGATCATGCTCGACGCCGGCTGCGACGCCGACGCGTGGGAGTCGACGTACCTGCAGCTCCTGCCGGGCGAAAACCCGGTCCTGGAATGGGTCCGCGGTGCCGGGCTCCGCCCCGTTCTGGCCGCGCTCACCGCCGAGGAGGCCCTCCGGTTCGAGGCCGAGTATTCCGCCCGCCTCGCCGAGGCCTACCCGCCATCGGAGCACGGGACCGTGTATCCGTTCCGCCGGACCTTCGCCGTGGCACGCAAGCGGGGCTGA